One segment of Bradyrhizobium sp. CB2312 DNA contains the following:
- the tuf gene encoding elongation factor Tu, whose protein sequence is MAKAKFERNKPHCNIGTIGHVDHGKTSLTAAITKILAETGGATFTAYDQIDKAPEEKARGITISTAHVEYETQNRHYAHVDCPGHADYVKNMITGAAQMDGAILVVSAADGPMPQTREHILLARQVGVPALVVFLNKCDMVDDPELLELVELEVRELLSKYEFPGDKIPIIKGSALAALEDSDKKLGHDAILELMRNVDEYIPQPERPIDQPFLMPVEDVFSISGRGTVVTGRVERGVVKVGEEIEIVGLRATQKTTVTGVEMFRKLLDQGQAGDNIGALLRGTKREDVERGQVLAKPGSVKPHTKFKAEAYILTKEEGGRHTPFFTNYRPQFYFRTTDVTGVVHLPEGTEMVMPGDNIAMEVHLIVPIAMEEKLRFAIREGGRTVGAGVVASIIE, encoded by the coding sequence ATGGCCAAAGCAAAGTTTGAACGTAACAAGCCGCACTGCAACATCGGCACCATCGGTCACGTCGACCATGGCAAGACGTCGCTGACCGCGGCGATCACCAAGATCCTCGCCGAGACCGGCGGCGCGACGTTCACCGCGTACGACCAGATCGACAAGGCGCCGGAAGAGAAGGCTCGCGGCATCACCATCTCGACCGCGCACGTCGAGTATGAGACGCAGAACCGCCACTACGCCCACGTCGACTGCCCCGGCCACGCCGACTACGTGAAGAACATGATCACCGGCGCCGCCCAGATGGACGGTGCGATCCTGGTCGTGTCGGCTGCTGACGGCCCGATGCCGCAGACCCGCGAGCACATCCTGCTCGCCCGCCAGGTCGGCGTGCCCGCGCTCGTCGTGTTCCTCAACAAGTGCGACATGGTCGACGATCCGGAGCTGCTCGAGCTCGTCGAGCTCGAAGTCCGCGAGCTGCTCTCGAAGTACGAATTCCCCGGCGACAAGATCCCGATCATCAAGGGTTCGGCGCTGGCCGCTCTCGAAGATTCGGACAAGAAGCTCGGCCACGACGCCATCCTCGAGCTGATGCGCAACGTCGACGAGTACATCCCGCAGCCGGAGCGTCCGATCGACCAGCCGTTCCTGATGCCGGTTGAAGACGTGTTCTCGATCTCGGGCCGCGGTACCGTCGTGACCGGCCGTGTCGAGCGCGGCGTCGTCAAGGTCGGCGAGGAAATCGAGATCGTCGGTCTCCGCGCCACCCAGAAGACCACCGTCACCGGCGTCGAAATGTTCCGCAAGCTGCTCGATCAGGGCCAGGCCGGCGACAACATCGGTGCGCTGCTCCGCGGCACCAAGCGTGAGGACGTCGAGCGCGGCCAGGTTCTGGCCAAGCCGGGTTCGGTCAAGCCGCACACCAAGTTCAAGGCTGAGGCTTACATCCTCACCAAGGAAGAGGGCGGTCGCCACACCCCGTTCTTCACCAACTACCGTCCGCAGTTCTACTTCCGCACCACCGACGTGACCGGTGTCGTGCACCTGCCGGAAGGTACCGAGATGGTGATGCCGGGCGACAACATCGCGATGGAAGTGCACCTGATCGTGCCGATCGCGATGGAAGAGAAGCTCCGCTTCGCGATCCGCGAAGGTGGCCGCACCGTCGGCGCCGGCGTCGTCGCCTCGATCATCGAGTAA
- the rpsJ gene encoding 30S ribosomal protein S10: MNGQNIRIRLKAFDHRILDTSTREIVNTAKRTGAQVRGPIPLPTRIEKFTVNRSPHVDKKSREQFEMRTHKRLLDIVDPTPQTVDALMKLDLAAGVDVEIKL, encoded by the coding sequence ATGAACGGCCAAAACATTCGTATCCGTCTCAAGGCGTTCGACCATCGTATCCTCGATACGTCGACCCGCGAGATCGTGAACACGGCGAAGCGCACCGGCGCGCAGGTCCGCGGACCCATTCCGCTGCCCACCCGCATCGAGAAGTTCACCGTCAACCGTTCGCCCCACGTCGACAAGAAGAGCCGCGAGCAGTTCGAGATGCGCACCCACAAGCGCCTGCTCGACATCGTCGATCCGACCCCGCAGACCGTCGATGCTTTGATGAAGCTCGACCTGGCCGCCGGTGTCGACGTCGAGATCAAGCTCTAA
- the rplC gene encoding 50S ribosomal protein L3, with amino-acid sequence MRSGVIAQKVGMTRVFTEAGEHIPVTVLKLGNCQVVGHRTEEKNGYVALQLGSGARKTVYMPKAERGQFAVAKVEPKRRVEEFRVTADAMIPVGAEIQADHFVVGQFVDVTGTSVGKGFAGGMKRWNFGGLRATHGVSISHRSIGSTGGRQDPGKTWKNKKMPGHMGVDRITTLNLRVVQLDVERGLILVEGAVPGSKGGWIRVRDAVKKPLPKEAPKPGKFKVAGDADAAPAAQEA; translated from the coding sequence ATGCGCTCCGGAGTGATCGCACAAAAGGTCGGGATGACGCGGGTCTTCACGGAGGCCGGCGAACATATCCCCGTGACCGTGCTGAAGCTCGGCAATTGCCAGGTCGTAGGCCACCGCACCGAAGAGAAGAACGGTTACGTCGCGCTCCAGCTCGGTTCTGGCGCCCGCAAGACCGTTTACATGCCCAAGGCGGAACGCGGCCAGTTCGCGGTCGCCAAGGTCGAGCCGAAGCGCCGGGTCGAGGAATTCCGCGTCACCGCGGATGCCATGATCCCGGTCGGCGCCGAGATCCAGGCCGACCATTTCGTCGTCGGCCAGTTCGTCGACGTCACCGGCACCTCGGTCGGTAAGGGCTTCGCCGGCGGTATGAAGCGCTGGAACTTCGGCGGTCTGCGCGCCACGCACGGTGTGTCGATCTCGCACCGCTCGATCGGTTCGACCGGTGGTCGTCAGGACCCCGGCAAGACCTGGAAGAACAAGAAGATGCCCGGCCACATGGGTGTCGACCGCATCACCACGCTCAATCTGCGCGTCGTTCAGCTCGACGTCGAGCGCGGCCTGATCCTTGTCGAAGGCGCCGTTCCCGGCTCCAAGGGCGGCTGGATCCGCGTGCGTGACGCCGTCAAGAAGCCGCTGCCGAAGGAAGCTCCGAAGCCCGGCAAGTTCAAGGTTGCTGGCGACGCGGACGCCGCTCCGGCTGCGCAGGAGGCGTGA
- the rplD gene encoding 50S ribosomal protein L4: MELKVTTLEGKEAGSVQLSDAIFGLEPREDIIARCVQWQLNKRQAGTHKAKGRAEIWRTGKKMYKQKGTGGARHGSARVPQFRGGGRAFGPVVRSHATDLPKKVRALALKHALSAKAKDGDLVVIEKAALEAAKTKALLGHFSGLGLTNALIIDGAELNNGFAAAARNIPNMDVLPIQGINVYDILRRQKLVLTKAAIDALEARFK, translated from the coding sequence ATGGAACTGAAGGTCACCACCCTCGAAGGTAAGGAAGCGGGCTCGGTCCAGCTGTCCGACGCCATCTTCGGTCTCGAGCCGCGCGAGGACATCATCGCGCGCTGCGTGCAGTGGCAGCTCAACAAGCGCCAGGCCGGCACGCACAAGGCCAAGGGCCGCGCCGAGATCTGGCGCACCGGCAAGAAGATGTACAAGCAGAAGGGCACCGGCGGTGCTCGTCACGGCTCGGCCCGCGTGCCGCAGTTCCGTGGCGGTGGCCGTGCCTTCGGTCCGGTGGTGCGTTCGCACGCCACCGACCTGCCGAAGAAGGTCCGCGCGCTCGCGCTCAAGCATGCGCTCTCGGCCAAGGCCAAGGACGGCGATCTCGTCGTGATCGAGAAGGCCGCGCTGGAAGCCGCCAAGACCAAGGCGCTGCTGGGTCACTTCTCCGGCCTGGGGCTGACCAACGCGCTGATCATCGACGGCGCCGAGCTCAACAACGGCTTTGCCGCCGCGGCCCGCAACATCCCCAACATGGACGTGCTGCCGATCCAGGGCATCAACGTCTATGACATCCTGCGCCGTCAGAAGCTCGTTCTGACCAAGGCCGCCATCGATGCGCTGGAGGCGCGCTTCAAATGA
- a CDS encoding 50S ribosomal protein L23: protein MSKNIEPRHYDVILSPVVTEKATIASEHNKVLFKVAAKATKPQIKEAIEKLFDVKVKSVNTLVRKGKTKVFRGNLGSQSNSKRAIVTLEEGHRIDVTTGL, encoded by the coding sequence ATGAGCAAGAACATCGAGCCTCGCCACTACGACGTGATCCTGTCGCCGGTCGTGACCGAAAAGGCCACGATCGCCTCGGAGCACAACAAGGTGCTGTTCAAGGTGGCCGCGAAGGCGACCAAGCCGCAGATCAAGGAAGCGATCGAGAAGCTGTTCGACGTCAAGGTCAAGAGCGTCAACACGCTGGTCCGCAAGGGCAAGACCAAGGTCTTCCGCGGCAATCTCGGTTCGCAGTCGAACTCCAAGCGCGCGATCGTGACCCTCGAAGAGGGCCATCGGATCGACGTGACCACCGGTCTGTAA
- the rplB gene encoding 50S ribosomal protein L2, whose product MALKTFNPTTPGQRQLVMVDRSALYKGKPLKALTEGKKSSGGRNNTGRITVRFRGGGHKQTLRIVDFKRDKVDAPATVERLEYDPNRTAFIALIKYQDGERAYILAPQRLAVGDTIVAGNYVDVKPGNVMPLGNMPVGTIIHNIEVKIGKGGQLARSAGTYAQLVGRDQDYVIIRLNSGEQRLVHGRCRGTIGAVSNPDHMNTSIGKAGRNRWLGRKPHNRGVSMNPIDHPHGGGEGRTSGGRHPVTPWGKPTKGKKTRSNKSTNKFILLSRHKRKK is encoded by the coding sequence ATGGCACTGAAGACATTCAATCCCACGACGCCAGGCCAGCGCCAGCTGGTCATGGTCGATCGTTCGGCCCTGTACAAGGGCAAGCCGCTGAAGGCGCTCACCGAGGGCAAGAAGTCCTCGGGCGGTCGCAACAACACCGGTCGCATCACCGTGCGTTTCCGCGGCGGTGGTCACAAGCAGACGCTGCGCATCGTCGACTTCAAGCGTGACAAGGTCGATGCGCCCGCGACGGTCGAGCGGCTGGAGTACGATCCCAACCGCACTGCGTTTATCGCGCTGATTAAGTATCAGGACGGTGAGCGGGCCTACATCCTGGCGCCGCAGCGCCTGGCCGTGGGTGACACGATCGTCGCCGGCAACTATGTCGACGTGAAGCCGGGCAACGTCATGCCGCTCGGCAACATGCCGGTCGGCACGATCATCCACAATATCGAGGTCAAGATCGGGAAGGGTGGCCAGCTCGCCCGTTCGGCGGGCACCTACGCCCAGCTCGTCGGCCGCGACCAGGACTACGTCATCATCCGTCTGAACTCGGGCGAGCAGCGTCTGGTGCACGGCCGTTGCCGCGGCACGATCGGCGCGGTGTCGAACCCGGACCACATGAACACCTCGATCGGCAAGGCCGGCCGCAACCGTTGGCTGGGCCGCAAGCCGCATAATCGCGGCGTTTCGATGAACCCGATCGACCATCCGCACGGCGGTGGTGAAGGTCGTACCTCGGGCGGCCGCCACCCGGTCACTCCGTGGGGCAAGCCGACCAAGGGCAAGAAGACCCGCTCCAACAAGTCGACCAACAAATTCATTCTCCTAAGCCGCCACAAGCGGAAGAAGTAA
- the rpsS gene encoding 30S ribosomal protein S19, whose amino-acid sequence MVRSVWKGPFVEGSLLKKADAARSSGRHDVIKIWSRRSTILPQFVGLTFGVYNGQKHVPVAVNEEMVGHKFGEFSPTRTFHGHSGDKKAKKA is encoded by the coding sequence ATGGTTCGTTCAGTCTGGAAAGGCCCGTTCGTCGAGGGTTCTCTGCTCAAGAAGGCAGATGCCGCCCGTTCGTCCGGCCGTCACGACGTCATCAAGATCTGGAGCCGTCGCTCGACGATCCTGCCGCAGTTCGTCGGCCTGACCTTCGGCGTCTACAACGGTCAGAAGCACGTGCCGGTGGCCGTCAACGAGGAAATGGTGGGTCACAAGTTCGGCGAGTTCTCGCCGACCCGGACCTTCCATGGCCACTCCGGCGACAAGAAAGCCAAGAAGGCTTGA
- the rplV gene encoding 50S ribosomal protein L22, translating to MSKPKRERSLADNEAKAVARMLRVSPQKLNLVAQLIRGRKASAALADLQFSRKRIAVDVKKCLESAIANAENNHDLDVDDLVVAQAFVGNGLVMKRFAARGRGRSGRVYKPFSQLTIIVRQVEAEAAAA from the coding sequence ATGAGCAAACCTAAGCGCGAACGGAGCCTCGCCGACAACGAGGCCAAGGCGGTCGCCCGGATGCTGCGGGTGAGTCCGCAGAAGCTCAACCTGGTCGCCCAGCTCATTCGCGGCCGGAAGGCTTCCGCGGCGCTCGCTGACCTGCAGTTCTCGCGCAAGCGGATCGCGGTTGACGTGAAGAAGTGCCTGGAATCGGCGATCGCCAACGCCGAGAACAACCACGACCTCGACGTCGACGATCTCGTCGTGGCGCAGGCCTTCGTCGGCAACGGCCTCGTGATGAAGCGCTTTGCCGCCCGCGGCCGTGGCCGCTCGGGCCGTGTCTACAAACCATTTTCGCAGCTGACGATCATTGTTCGTCAGGTCGAAGCCGAAGCAGCAGCGGCTTAA